In the genome of Brachypodium distachyon strain Bd21 chromosome 3, Brachypodium_distachyon_v3.0, whole genome shotgun sequence, the window TAAATGGGAGAAAACCTCCATGCTATTGTTTAACCACTACACCTACATGTTCTAATTGAATAACAGTCCCTCAAAAAACTAATCCTGTCGAGTCTCAACCCCTCCTCTCCAACGAACAACCCCAAAGCTCGCATCGAAGCACAGTCCTTTCGGAGCCCAAATGCAGGATCCCCGAGCAAAAATtaacagatcgagaagataaCTGCTGCAGCTCACCTCACGGTCCTCTGCCTGCCGAGCGCCATCTCGTCCTCCACCTTCCTCGGTGGAAACATAGCTCCAACCAGCTACGCCGAGAAGGAACCCCGTGACCTGCGTACCATCCAATCCAAGCACCCGAAGCAAGCAACCCTTACAGCCTCAGCAGCCGAATCCGGCAGCGACGCAGCCAGTGACTGGTCTCCTCCGCATCGGCGAGAGGACGGGATCAGGGCGGGGAGGCGGGATTgcggagccggcggcgaggagttCGAGGGAGGCGacctggagaagaagaagcggaaaCTGCCTGTCCGGGGATGCGATGCTCCGCCCGCCTGCGGTTAACTAATTATCGTGTTACTTTATTAGTCCCCGCTTGCGATGGGTTAGGGTTAAAGCTCGGGGTTAGTGGCGCACTTGTTGCTGCGGTTAATGGTAAGTTGGTCGTAAAGCGGGTGCGTCAGTGGTCGTCGCCACCCCGGCGAAGACGAGTTTGACTCACCAGCCCTTTTTTGTGTGCTGTGATTTATTCATCTATTCTTGTAAGCAAAATATTAAAATAGATTTACGAGAGCACAATACCAAACTGAGCTAACCGGGGGTCTTTTTGGCTCCCTGATCATCTAATTCTTTTTGTTGCCAAACTGAGTTAAATTTGTCCATGGTGGGTTAAAGGGCTTCAAACCGGAATTCATATGGAGTATCTGGTTATGTGTCTGTTCCTGCTTAAAGGTGCAGTATCTGATTTATGTTCGGCTCCTGCTTAAAGGCACCTTTTCAGGAGACATGTGAGACAATCTTACTTGACCTGGCAATGATGCTAGTTGGGAACCTGATTAAAAACCAACATAAATTCTGCTTGTAATACCTGGTAAATTATGCACTTATAAAAAGAAATTCATTTTTGCAGCGTTACATTGAAGCCAACGGCCATAGGCCCATAGTTAATCGATAAAATCCACTATAATCACAACAGAGAGTGTCATGGTTAATTGATCAGAGAGATATGGAATAGTGCTCCGAATGAATGCGAACCAGCAAAACAACGAAAAAATAGGAGGAAAACATACTCCTGtacatattcttttcttttatatttATGACTTGGACCAAGTGAGGCAGCTgacaaaactttttttttgagagaggcAGCTGCCAAGAACTAGGGAGTCGTGATGGAGAAGACGTGTGGCCCTGCACGATTCGTTGGCATGTAGGCATTTGGCTCCTTGTAAGAGATGAAATGTATTGtatccgtccaacaataggAGGCGTATTagtttttctttgaccaacgctttgaccacaaattactctattaatataaaattatatgacatagTTTCATATACATTATATTCTACTCAAaaatatttgcttatggttatgattttgatcacattaatcacatattcatgaagtaatttaTGGTTAAAGATTTGGTCAACCGAATTCTAATATGCCCCTTGTTGTtggtggacggagggagtagatgtaTCGATGATGACAGTATAACATCTTTTAAGCTTGTACTACAATAATAATTtccgcggcaagcacaggagtcTGCTGGGGCGACCAAGCGCAAGAGATCCCAGCATGCCTTGCTGTTGCTGGTCTGGAAAATCTTCGGGACAGTGGAAGCTCAAAGGCAGGCGTCGTGCACTTGTGCAGCCCCAGACACTTACCTGGGTGTGCTTCTTCCTCAGGACGCGAAACGAGCAAATGCAGTCTTCCCCCTAGAAGCGCACTGGCCCTGAAATGGTGGTCCGAGTGCCCTGCCCACTCCTGTGAGCGGGCGGTGGCTGGTCGCTCTGTTTATTTACTCGGAACCTATTCAATCAGTATCTCTCTTTTCtcgaaagagaagaaaactcTCTTCTCTCGCTGAAGCTTAGCGACAAGATTATGGAGTGCTTATTCTACTGTACTGTTTGTTCTTGGTCAAGGACGACGGTCACGTCTCTTTGTACTGGTACTCATTTGGCAGCAGCGTGTGCCGTGTGGCTGCCGCTCAGGTAGTCGCTACGCCGACGTGCTTGTCATCTCACACTAAGACGGCGACGAAATAAAATTTGAGAATGTAAATCGGTTTGGTGATAACCGCATCTTGCGACCAATACTTGCACAACAACACGGTTCTCACGTTAAAACTGACCAGATGTGAGAGAGTGACGGAAATGAAATTTAAGGATGTTGCGTAATGCGTATAAAATCTCGCCCACACTTGCATACTAATCATTCCATTGACGGTGACCAGGGATACGAATCAGACgatagataaaaaaaaggatggtGTCTGCCCGTGATACCACCTGATTATTACGCAAACTTTCTTCAGGCAACGATTGAAGCTTCGTGTCAATGAAACGATTACATATAGGAGTACGAAAGATGTTTTAgtgtgtgtttggtttgagccccaATCAGCCCCActaattttttggcaaattttggcatgaccaaAACAAAGGCAtgaccaaatttttggcaagTGGAAGTTGTTTGGATTACAACCATTGTAATGGGccaatttttttggcaaacttaatggctaattttttttaaataatatattttttaatcatttttaaaaataatacgtgtttttcaaaaatttcaaaaataatacgacctcggcctggcccaggccgactggaggcAGGCTGTGCAGAGCGTGGGACTGGAGCCCAGTTggtttcggccaggccgactggagcagtcggtttcggccaggccgactggatgCAGTTGGTTTTGCCGAAGCCGATTGGAACTAATTTGAATTAATCACCGAGGCCCAATTTTTGTCTCGAATTcttgcggttttttgaactaaaagacttaacaacttggataaattaacattcatcgataatgtgctggacAATTTTTGTGTCGATTCCTTGCGggttttttgaactgaaagacttgacaacttggataaattaacatacatcgataatgtgctgattacggaaccaaggcacgactaaattaacatacttTGATAATACCTAATTGGACAGAATTTAAGATAACAAATACAATTGAAACACAATacaagcactactgagtccacttaggccattttccaGACGTATCGCCACATTCctctgcagcctttgccacggcggccctttctctttgcctctccctttctgcctcacgagcatccttgcgccttcgttcGTCCTCTTGCATGCGAAGCGCTTTCTCCCTATTTTTCCTCAGTGCTTCATCAAAGTaacgacgttgttcctccctatgctctttgagctctctctcttgctcctctttctcatgggctgcagcttttgccgcacgctcctccgcgtggaaacgctgccaGGCACTTCGTGACCTTGTGTTAATatcttccaccgcccaatcTGACATCTCcatgtcaatccaacgataccacatgcataggggcggaggagactacaaaataGCCTAATGTTACAAATAAATCGAATATGACACACACAACATGTTTAAGCACACCTATATGTGCTTACCAgaggcttgtcgtacggcgaaaccAGGACAGGTGGATCATGCTCATAGTTCgcacacatgaaaaacttaatgcccagcttatctgaaaaatctgtcacctccttcaccttgcatagattgccgcaccaacacctgtGATGTTCCACCCCCGGAGGCTACATCGCTTCTTTCAtcttcctcggcctctcgccctggtcggagcaaggcaaactcattgggggacactggaatattggaaaaaacagtagtgggaaaggatgcttggatgactaccggatatgaggtatttataggctctcaaactcattctcccgccaccgtttcccgcctccttttcctgccagcgtttcccgccttgttttcccgccaccgttttcCGCCTTgttttcccgccaccgtttcccgcctatttgtatcttctgtaactataaaagaccgtccatGGTATTGAAGTGTAGTCTCACCATTTCGTCTGGGAAGATGTCGTCCGGCTTCCCAGATGATCGTAGATTTTGGTCAGGTATGTCCCGAAGGCTATTGTGGTTAGTCGGTGATTTCAAGGTAGACAATAGGATAGTTCCATGGGACGAACTCATTAGTAGTGACACCCTACTAACTGAGCTGGGCCACCAATTAAGAAGGTGCAGAATCCCATTGAGAACTTCTGCAGAGATACGGCAAGAATTGCTAAGGTTGCACGAAAGGTGGAAGAAGCACAGTCAAGGTAAGAGTGAGTCATACCTACAATGGGCTAGAAAacatccattgttatgggtTGAAGAAAAGGaatccgatgaagatatcttcatgccaagcaaaacgggtaagagttcttcatcgtccaaggggaagaggacTGCATCGTCGAAGggaaagagcacatcatcgtccaaggggaagagtacatcatcgtccgatgaagatatcttcatgccaagcaaaacaggtaagagttcttcatcgtccaaggggaagagtactgcaccgtcgaagggaaagagcacatcatcgtccaaggggaagagtacatcattgtccgatgaagatatcttcatgccaagcaaaacgggtaagagttcttcatcgtccaaggagaagagtactgcaccgtcgaagggaaagagcacatcatcgtctAAGAGCAAGAGCACTTCATCTTCGTAGGGCTAGAGTTAGGTTAtcttattttaagttgtcggttttaatttcagtctttctattgcatatgtatttcagtcctaccgttttttatttgcaaatgtaacttgaataagaatgcgaaaaatagtaacatgtctctctcatacataggtagaaatatgtctcatacataggtaaaaatatgtctcatacatagatagaaatatgtctcatacataggtagaaataagtctcatacataggtcctacatgcaaatatcaggcacggcgtctgggacggcgttccgggggtgcctgtggcgtggtccagccatacctatgaggtggcacaACGTTGTGTggaggaatcacggacccatcctcGCGATACTATGTATCCTCCTAtgtggggtctggtggcggagtattgaacatccagctgtgttggacagaatagtcctgtctttgagcgtgatcctgctcactaccccacgagggttcggacaacgacgactaatgcccgtaggctcctgcatgtgggaaagtacttagcattagAATTGTGTAGTAGTcatggtaatgaacacaatagataaaaatatacataccctgtggctgggtctgtggacgaaactcAAAGTTCATCGtgggactctgctggtgcagccacgccgaacctccagcctgaaaagaggggggctgctgctcccacgccgaacctccagcctgaaaagatggctgctgctggtgccaatagtcgaaagaagactgcggctggtgccacgacgaacctccggcctgctcaggaagtggtggcctgggcgtcgactgctttggtagacgtggacgcgggtggtgtcggaggtgcggtgcttcctggtgacgtggccgctgctggtgcgtggagGGACGCGGGGGCCGTACGGATgcctggtggtgaacgacgtccgaagtgcgggtgcacgtgatagccgcGTAAACAGAGCATAGCTTCTCCTCCAGTCGTCTTAGCATTTCAAAaggggttaccttgttgaaattgtccattgcacgaaaccctagcatctcacccgttcatgtgctaagcacagattctttcaggtaatagggagacacaaatgaAATTGCAtccatccctagctgcccgcaagcagcaagtacatatgagcaaggaaggtgaagcaactttggtttatTGCAGTtgcactcacacgttggccacgcttcatttccaatcttcacctccggtgtcctcaattcatttccacAACCGAATTTGTCAGTTGGCAAGCGCACCTCAAAtctgtgttcttgattaccgatggcgacgacagtatgagacctagctttttccatcttctcatccatgtacttcataatcttttcacagtaccgtgtatttgggttgttcatgatatgcatttcagctctctAGCGTCTatctctgaaatacttcaccgtgccatggaaaataccctcgacgatggctgTAAGTGGTAAAACCCTATTTCCCCTTAGAacaaagttgtatgtttctgccaggttagtagtcatgacgccgtacctagcgccatgtgtgtcgtgcagcaaagaccaccgctccagaggctcgtgcCCTATCCATTGCTGAAAGTtttttaatctgcctcccaacccttctcctagtgccGGATGGAtcaaaccctggcaagtcacaaagcccaaTAGGTTCTTCCTTAGATGGTCCTGTTCCAACTGCTCtctgtgcagccactgctgctaccGCTGCGTTTCGTGCCGctctcctctccctaacatgtttcttcgtgaactcatcaagataaccacgtatcttagtgtacttccattgttggttctatttgcagagtttcttgaatagattcataagtgacttgttcctgaactgcgagaagaagttagcccccaaatgccgcatgcaccaacgactctgcaagtcctgccatggagtttgttcatcaggcccatggtttgtcagtgtccttatcacactgagtatgcctgcatgtctgtcatgaaggatgcacacattcggcttatcatgcacaactgctctcttgagctgtctgaaaaaccataaccaactttcagtgttctcaccctccacgaaagcaaatgcgagcggaacgatttgattgttgccgtcttgaccaatAGCGGTCAAGATTTgccccctgtatttgccagtgagaaaagtgccATCTACGCATATCACCAGTCGACAATGAttgaaagcttggacgcatacaccgaaagtgaagaacagtcgttgcagcaccctcacagttggatactctgggtgcaggaagtgttgaatatcgacataggtgcctggattacgggcttgcagtgtatgAAGGAGGTAgacaacagagtcgtacgagtcaaaaaacgaaccaaatctttcctcaagagccctctgcttagccctccaagccttgccatacaaaatgttgtacttaaaccttaccctgaccttatgcatgatggccttcacttccattgctttgctctccactatctccgtgtaaagcaaccgagcaagaagcgtcgacgagaggttacgatggtcttAAGGGATACTGGGAATAACACATGTGTGCcacaccaagtcactcacaaacaatctgtgtcatacttaggaacatagccatgcaccctcccgggacaatctatttgttcgcactccattgtcagatatttttgtgaagagactgttatttcgaaaaccctttgcgtggacattgcccaagcaattattgcatcctgcagatgtttcttgtcaggaaatctagcacccttcgcaatgttgttatgatgatattgccatgcagagtcatgcccatcgttcacggtcattgctgaagagaagtcctgattccatgatgcaagaatcggcacctcctcttcgtccgactcatgagactcatcgtcctaagaactacgaccatctgtattttcatcctccatctggttctgcaagtgaccatcttcttcgtccgcatctgcctcgccagtgtactcatcctctcctactgccccgaagctctggcctgattcctaaccaccacctccagcattcgacacagagtttgcattggacaagtcataacttgattcaccctcgctttcagctggattggtctcatgagcgacaacctaGATTAAGGCGACATgtgtagttccccttttctcgcaactttctaaccagcgcacccactttgatgttcggtctatcggcctcaaaacccagaaaaatatttgaacttgacttggtccacaatgcttgcacacggacggtgtatgtttcaggattgagcgctaaacatcctaccaaccattcctgcaaccgactaaacgtccatgtttgagggaccgttagatccaactccacatatttaaactgactcagatcagctccgtgctcagttgttaagacagtaccgaaaccgtagtaaaaaacaaacttcactacaccggacatctctgatgcctaaaaaaatgtttagacgcgtcaaatactaagcagtacggcatataaaaaatattaagacgcgtcaaatactaagtaGTACGACATatcaaaaatattaatacgcgtcaaatactaaacagtacgcATATtagcgtcaaatactaaacagtacggcataaataaaatctagcctatcaaaacatattactaccggccatactatttagacgcgtcaaatactaaacagtacgacagatttaaaatattaatacgcgtcaaaaaaatcacacgatattactaccggccataatATTAACAGTACGgcatcaaaaaaaatctagtctatcaaaacatattactaccggccataatatttagacgcatcaaatactaagcagtacgacattaatcgttgtccaaaataatgagcactaccaaacgataaaacatacttctatatatatatacacacgtATCATCATAAATATATACACTATAAgataaatacgtgagagattaggacttacccttgaagcgtgtgaaccccaacttcgagcagcctcacagtcaccggatgagcaccaccaccacctccaaactctccaaaccaccaccattgccccaACTTAGCAACACGAAATTAGCTCTACATGTTCTatgaaaacagtagatcaagGTGTCATCGGGTGCTAAATAGTAAGGGGATGaagttttgtgggttaaacggAACAAAACTCACTAATTTTGGCTAGAAATTAGGGGCATTTtttaggaagaagaagatgagaagaagaacagaagggAACGGGCAGGGAGCTAGGCTTGGTCGGGTGATCGggctgaggaggaagaaaggaaggagagaaggaataaagaaaaagggaaaaggaagATGGCCTGCCACCCGGTCGGCTCCAGTTGGCCTAGGTTGGGCTAACTGAGGCGCCAGTCGGCCGGCACCGAAAGTGCCCGCCTCCATttggcctgggccaggccgaggccgtattattcctgaaatttttaaaaaacgcgtattatttttaaaaatgattaaaaaaatagtattatttaaaaaaatagcaacTTAATGTTCCCATATTTGGTTTGCAGCCACCGTAACACAAACCTTTGAATGATGCTACAATTTTCCTTTCGAAAACTTTAATTAGCATGAACTACTTCTATTTTCTGGAGGCAAATCTAGAAGTAAATGATACAGTAGATTATAGAAGTGGATTGAGACAGATCAAAGCACCGAGTCACTTGAAAGGAGATAACGTGGAGATACTTCTTATATGATTCGATTCATGCATAGGAGGCCTGCCGATTGCAGCGATCGGTGTGCATAGCCCGAcgaaaaggaaggaaaaaagataAGAATAGAAGATATAGGCGCAACGGTAAACTGCATTCTTCCGTATTCGTAATTCATCCAGCGAGAAAACAGGTTGGCCCCACCAGATTAGAGGGGCGATGGACATTACCAAATCTTTGGCGAAGCTTTTCCTCGCCGGCATCTCGCCAATGCTTCGCGTGGAAAATCGCAGGCGCGCCCCCGATGTGCTGGGCGAGCCAAAatagccaattttttggtaggGTCAGTTTTTGTtataaaccaaacacacccttagcTACTCCGTACCTTGTAGCTTAAGTTGATCAAGACTAAAAACAACCGCAAACTGCAGGCAAAACAATGATCATCTAAGCCCccttttcagaaaaaagaaaaaagaccaCCTTAAGTCccatttcaaaacaaaaagatcACCTTAAGTTGGCAAGTGCGTACAGTTATTGGTTTTTCTCTCTCCAAAAATACTACTGGTAGTCAGCAAGTCAAACAATGTCAATGCTCACATACAGCGATGTCTGGATCATAAAATCAGTGCAGCATATTGAAAAACCTTCACCTTCAGTGGTATAGCTATCCTCCTCAAAAAAAGGGCAAAACTATCTTCCGGGCTATGGGAAAATAATATTATTTCCTCGTTAAAAATATACAAGGTCAATAAGGAACTCCATGCCAAACTTGGACCAACTATTAGTCATAATATTTGGCACAAGTGCATAGAAGTTATACTATTAGAAAATGTTTTTCAACACGGACAGAATGATCACTTTTGTCTCACCATAACCTCATAATATTGGTCTAATAGTCGTCCATGTTTAGCACAAAATTCTGTGTCAGCCTATCTAGAAGCAATTTGGGGTGTATCTTATGGGCCAACTCTAGTTTAATCTAACCATTGCAAAAAAACAATAAAGAACATTCCATAAAACAAGGGATTTTGATTACATTTTATATCTCATGGAATTTATCATTGGATGTTTAGGGCAAAAAAGGTCTACAAAGTACACATATATTGAATGACCAGTACACAGtagtttcatctaaaaaagcGAATTGGGTACAAGTAACTTGATGTGCAGGTTAATAAAGCATGAGCAGAAAGCAAGAAGTCACCCATTTTGTCTGATGGCCGGAGGAACGCGGTGTAAAGAGATGGCAAGAAGAAATTCCGATGTGGAGACTATGTAGTGAAGGCAGCAGCAGGTATTATGCAGTGCAGTGCAGGCAGCAACAGGCGAGAATTATACTCATTTTTGTCGTAGATAGCAAATGAAGCACGCAGAATGTGATGAATAAAACCGCTGAAGAATAGAGCGAAGGGTGAAGTCCCAAAAACTGTTTAAGTGGGCTATGACTCTTGCTGAAGCTGGCTCATCAAATTCCTTGATGCTCAACTGCAGACTGCAGCCGAAGGCCCATCACATCCCAATGAACGAGATGCAGATTTAGTTTCGCTCAAGTAGTGCATAATAATACCTTGCTGACTCCTGGTTCTATATAGAAAATCAATGGTCTAATTACTTCAAAAAGTTGCACTTGCCAGTATAGCCAAAATTATCAATTTTATGAGAATAAGGGATTACTAATTTATGACGAGGCAGCATCTTCAACGAAGAGTGTCACAGTCAGGACGAGGCATTGCAGGCAGGGACTAGTGGAAGATTCTCATCTGCTCGCAACTTTACACGAAGCAGTAAGGGCGCAGGAAGAGTGAAGAACAAAACCATGAAGATAACAACTGAGAGCCGTAGTTGGCTGAGTCGTTTAAGCAGAAGTGCAGAACGATGCCTTCTTAACACACAGAAGAAAGGTGACAGGTTTCAGTCGCATACTACATCCATCCCATAAGTTCTTTAATGACAGAATCAGAAATAAGCATGAAAGATAAAGTTGAAACCTTAACCGGAGTCAAGAAGTTGACGCCAGGTCTTAGTATTCCTAGCAGGCAGACCAAAGATTAAGTTCTCTCAAGAACATGAGTCGGAAACAGTCTTCAGGTCTAACTCCTGCTGCGGCGATACCTGGTACCATCATTTCTGATAAGCAGACATGCATTAGAACACGACATAATATTTTGTTCTTGAAACCACAGAACAAAGTAGAAAATGAATTTCCATTAAATTTGTATTACCCTTTAGCATCAGGAGAATCATCACGGCCACGGTTGTACGTTGGCGACTTGCTATAGCTGCGCCCACGGGCTGGCGAAACACTTCGGCGTCTTGGAGAGCGATCGCGAGGGCTGTAGCTTCTGTTTGCATAGTAAGTTTCTAAGGGGTCATTCCTTTCATCATATAGTACTAGGCATATAATGAACATAAACTAGAGAAGCCAGACTAAACAAATGGAGTAACTACAAGTAAAAATCAGGTCACCCAAGCTGGTAACTGTATGACGACTCTTCAAACACAAGTCACCGTTAGGGGAACAAAGATTAAAACGACTTGGGGATGATAACAAAGTTGACACCAAGTGACCAAACTATTAAGACAACAGATTATTCGCAATATTAACAAAACAATAACTTACCTTCTACCATAGCTCGGACTCCTGCGGTTTCTcgggctgcggctgcggctccTGCTGCGACGCCTTCCGCTGCCCAGACCCCCAGCACCAATACGCAGACGACATTCACGAGCAAAGTGGCCAGATTCTCCACATTCATAGCACTTGCTCTCAGATCCACCATGACGATcacgaccaccaccaccaccatcacgACCACCACCACGGCCACTGGAGTTACGAGATAGCTCAACCCTCCATCCATTCTTGCCTATTGAAAGAGAAACCACACTTAGTTTAGAATACCATCTAAGTGTCACAAATGAAATATCACCCAGAAAATAACAAACTGTGCAAGTGTGCATCTAAACTGCAAAGTTCACAACCTACAAACTCAAGAAGCCTAGCTGACCATGTATAATCTATAAAGAAAGAAGTT includes:
- the LOC100846717 gene encoding serine/arginine-rich splicing factor RSZ21, whose product is MARLYVGNLDARVTAGELEDEFRVFGALRSVWVARKPPGFAFIDFDDKRDAEDALRDLDGKNGWRVELSRNSSGRGGGRDGGGGGRDRHGGSESKCYECGESGHFARECRLRIGAGGLGSGRRRSRSRSRSPRNRRSPSYGRRSYSPRDRSPRRRSVSPARGRSYSKSPTYNRGRDDSPDAKGNDGTRYRRSRS